A portion of the Blastopirellula sediminis genome contains these proteins:
- a CDS encoding VOC family protein, with protein MTPPLPIRRLQHIAVSAVDPIQSRDFYRDVLGFREVERPPFNFRGAWLCAYGIQIHVIDRAAPRDQEIGAIDTRASHLAFEVEDPSVIVEILEGHGIPYLQRVNAGGIHQTFFHDPDGNPIEVAVYPADPPFLP; from the coding sequence ATGACGCCTCCCTTGCCGATCCGCCGGCTGCAGCACATCGCTGTTTCGGCCGTCGATCCGATCCAGAGCCGCGATTTTTATCGCGACGTACTCGGGTTTCGTGAAGTCGAACGCCCTCCGTTCAATTTCCGCGGCGCCTGGTTGTGCGCCTATGGAATTCAGATCCACGTGATCGACCGGGCCGCGCCGCGCGATCAAGAGATCGGCGCCATCGATACCCGCGCCAGTCACCTGGCGTTTGAGGTCGAGGATCCGTCAGTCATCGTCGAGATCTTGGAAGGTCATGGGATACCGTACTTACAACGCGTAAACGCCGGCGGCATTCACCAAACGTTTTTTCATGATCCGGACGGCAATCCGATTGAGGTCGCCGTTTACCCTGCCGATCCTCCGTTCCTCCCCTAG